GTCCGGTATATGAACCGGGACCACTGCTTACCGCTACTGCATCAATCTTTAAATTATTCTGCCTGGCATATTCCATATGTTCATTGACAAAGACGCCAAGAAGTGATGCATGTGACTGTGCCGTATGACTCTCTCTGTTTTGTAATATTTCACCGTCGCGCGATAATGTACAGGAACAAACGGGTGTAGCTGTTTCTATTGAAAGTATAATTGGCATACTGCTCTGAATTGATAAAACACTTGAATGTATATGTATGATAATCAACCAATAGTTACCGGCAAACAATATTTAAAACAATAAATATCTTTGGTAAATGCTACTAATTGAACAGTAAAGATACAAAAAATAGGACACAAAAAAACTGCACCCCTGAGGAATGCAGTTTAATCGTAAACCTATAAAGATTAATACCTGTTTCTGTCGCGATTACCGTAACCACCACGATTGCCACCGCCACCTGCTGGTCTTTCAGTACGTGGACGAGCTACTGAAACAGACAATGTACGTCCGTCGTATTCTGCATCGTTTAGTTCTTCAATGGCACGCTGTCCATCACCTTCGTTAGACATTTCAACAAAACCGTATCCTTTAGAACGGCGTGTTTCACGGTCGGTAATAATTTTTGCTGAGGACACTTCACCATATTCCTCAAAAAGTTCTTTTAAATCGGCGTCAGTAATCTGATAACTTAAGCCAGCTACAAAAATGTTCATGTAAAAAAAATAAAAATTTGAATAATTAATTTTGCAGAAGTTATTAAAAAAGAGGAGTTAGGAAATAACTTACATTGGTGTGAAGTAATAAAATAACGACCTGCTGTAAAAATACTTTTGCCCGACAAAGATAGGTATAAATTAATTGTAACAAAACATTTTGAGAAAAAAAACGTAATTATTTTACTATCAGGGAGAAATAGGTGTAAATATCACACTTCCAAATGGATGGGTTATTGAGTAAAAAATGAAATTTTGTTTTACCCTGATTCAGCGAAATTGTTTTCTAAATGTTATATTTGTAATCATGTTCAGGCAAATGATTTATAATTTTAAATAATTGTAGTCTGAGCTTTGTTTCTAATACATTAAAATAAACAACATGGCAACAAAAGCAAGTGAAAACGCAACTATGGTAGAAAATACCACTAAAAAAAGTACCACCACAAAGTCTAAAACTAAAATTAAAAAAGAAATAACAGGGCCAAAGAAAAACTTTATACTTGATACAAATGTGATTTTACATGACTTCGAAGCTATCAATAATTTCGAAGAGAATGATATTTATATCCCGTTTATTGTGCTTGAGGAGCTTGATAAATTCAAGAAAGGCAGCGAGCAGATCAACTATAATGCAAGGGCTTTTGTAAGGGAGTTAGATCTTATAACTGACGATGATCTGTTTACCAGCGGCGCTGAGCTGGGTTTAGGTAAAGGAAAACTATATATTGTGAATGCATCGAAGGATAATAAGAAGATTACTGATGCATTTCCTGAAAGATCACCGGATAACCGCATTCTCTCGGTATTGTCTGAGATTGCAGAGAAGAACCCGGGAATGAAAACGATACTTGTTTCAAAGGATATCAACCTGAGAATGAAGGCTCGCTCACTGGGTTTCCTGGCTGAGGACTACATCAATGATAAGGTTACTGATGTGAATATTTTTGACACAGGTGAGCATGTTGTTGAGAGCTTTGATCCGGATATGATTGACAGGATCTATGCACAGCCGGGAGGTGTTGATGTTAGTGAGTTTAACTTCGAATTCCAGCTTAACCCTAATCACTGTTTTATACTTAAGAGCGAGAGAAACAGTGTTCTTGTAAGGTATAACCCATTCACTCAAAAGATTAAGAAAGTTGAGAAGGATGTGAATTTTGGTATTCACCCAAGAAACGCTGAACAAACATTCGCATTTGAGGTTCTGAATGATCCGGATATCAAACTGGTAGGTCTGACAGGTAAGGCGGGTACAGGTAAAACTTTACTGGCGCTTGCTTCTGCCTTGAAACAAAACAAAACATACAGTCAGATACTTCTGGCAAGACCAATAGTTTCTCTTTCGAACAGGGATCTCGGATATTTACCGGGAGATGAAAAACAGAAGGTTGCTCCATATATGCAGCCACTCTTTGATAACCTGAATGTGATAAAATCACAGCTGGGGCAGAATAGTCCCGACCTCCGTTTGATTGATGAGCTGCAGAAAACAGGTAGACTGGAGATTGAGGCTCTTGCTTTTATCAGAGGACGAAGTCTGACAGAAA
This portion of the Lascolabacillus massiliensis genome encodes:
- a CDS encoding RNA recognition motif domain-containing protein, producing MNIFVAGLSYQITDADLKELFEEYGEVSSAKIITDRETRRSKGYGFVEMSNEGDGQRAIEELNDAEYDGRTLSVSVARPRTERPAGGGGNRGGYGNRDRNRY
- a CDS encoding PhoH family protein, which codes for MATKASENATMVENTTKKSTTTKSKTKIKKEITGPKKNFILDTNVILHDFEAINNFEENDIYIPFIVLEELDKFKKGSEQINYNARAFVRELDLITDDDLFTSGAELGLGKGKLYIVNASKDNKKITDAFPERSPDNRILSVLSEIAEKNPGMKTILVSKDINLRMKARSLGFLAEDYINDKVTDVNIFDTGEHVVESFDPDMIDRIYAQPGGVDVSEFNFEFQLNPNHCFILKSERNSVLVRYNPFTQKIKKVEKDVNFGIHPRNAEQTFAFEVLNDPDIKLVGLTGKAGTGKTLLALASALKQNKTYSQILLARPIVSLSNRDLGYLPGDEKQKVAPYMQPLFDNLNVIKSQLGQNSPDLRLIDELQKTGRLEIEALAFIRGRSLTETFCIIDEAQNLTPHEVKTIITRAGENTKMVFTGDLQQIDSPYLDMQSNGLAYMIDKMRGQNIFGHVNLVKGERSELSELASNLL